A DNA window from Burkholderia sp. HI2500 contains the following coding sequences:
- a CDS encoding LysR family transcriptional regulator, whose product MDLAALAIFRAVVRENGVTRAAAKLNRVQSNVTTRIKQLEEELGAALFVRDGRRLVLTPAGHTLLPYAERLLALADEARDAILEDTPRGRLRLGTMESTAASRLPTVLARYHHAWPDVSLELLTGTTGWLIDRVRDFEIDAALFARPPAPETLPDTFETVPIFREDLVLLTPRGHPPVRTPRDVILPTLIAFERGCTYRKYVEQWYAGHGVKPARVLELGSYHAIVACVAAGAGIAVAPRSVLDLQPETGNITAHAIPELEGIDTLLAWRQGYASAALAALRDVLTEAARQADGAAKPPVTVPA is encoded by the coding sequence ATGGACCTGGCGGCGCTGGCGATTTTCCGGGCCGTGGTGCGCGAGAACGGCGTGACGCGCGCGGCGGCCAAGCTCAATCGCGTGCAGTCGAACGTCACGACGCGCATCAAGCAGCTCGAGGAGGAACTCGGCGCGGCGCTGTTCGTGCGCGACGGCCGCCGGCTCGTGCTGACGCCGGCCGGGCACACGCTGCTGCCGTATGCGGAGCGCCTGCTCGCGCTCGCCGACGAGGCACGCGACGCCATACTCGAGGACACGCCGCGCGGGCGGCTGCGGCTCGGCACGATGGAAAGCACGGCCGCGAGCCGCCTGCCGACCGTGCTCGCGCGCTATCACCATGCGTGGCCCGACGTGTCGCTGGAGCTGCTGACGGGCACGACGGGCTGGCTGATCGACCGCGTGCGCGACTTCGAGATCGACGCCGCGCTGTTCGCCCGCCCGCCCGCGCCGGAGACGCTCCCCGACACGTTCGAGACGGTGCCGATCTTCCGCGAGGACCTGGTGCTGCTCACGCCGCGCGGCCACCCGCCGGTGCGCACGCCGCGCGACGTGATCCTGCCGACGCTGATCGCGTTCGAGCGCGGCTGCACGTATCGCAAGTACGTCGAGCAGTGGTACGCGGGGCACGGCGTCAAGCCGGCGCGCGTGCTCGAACTCGGGTCGTATCACGCGATCGTCGCGTGCGTCGCGGCGGGTGCCGGCATCGCGGTCGCGCCGCGTTCGGTGCTCGACCTGCAGCCCGAGACCGGCAACATCACCGCGCATGCGATCCCCGAACTGGAAGGCATCGACACGCTGCTCGCGTGGCGGCAGGGTTATGCATCGGCGGCGTTGGCCGCGTTGCGCGATGTGCTCACCGAGGCCGCACGGCAGGCGGATGGTGCGGCGAAGCCGCCGGTCACCGTGCCGGCCTGA
- the alaS gene encoding alanine--tRNA ligase, with amino-acid sequence MKAAEIREKFLKFFESKGHTIVRSSSLVPGNDPTLMFTNSGMVQFKDVFLGTDPRPYSRATTAQRSVRAGGKHNDLENVGYTARHHTFFEMLGNFSFGDYFKHDAIKFAWELLTTVYQLPKEKLWVTVYQEDDEAYDIWAKEVGVPTERIIRIGDNKGARYASDNFWTMGDTGPCGPCTEIFYDHGPDVWGGPPGSPEEDGDRYIEIWNLVFMQFNRDAQGNMTRLPKQSVDTGMGLERLAAVLQHVHSNYEIDLFQNLIKAAARVTDISDLTNNSLKVIADHIRACSFLIVDGVIPGNEGRGYVLRRIVRRAIRHGYKLGRKGSFFHKLVADLVAEMGTAYPELKEAEQRVTDVLRQEEERFFETIEHGMSILEAALADVEAKGGKVLDGELAFKLHDTYGFPLDLTADVCRERGMTVDEPAFDDAMARQREQARAAGKFKAAQGLEYTGAKTTFHGYEEIAFDDAKVVALYVDGSSVNEVKTGQDAVVVLDHTPFYAESGGQVGDQGVLANAATRFAVADTLKVQADVIGHHGTLEQGTLKVGDVLRAEIDAHRRARTQRNHSATHLMHKALREVLGAHVQQKGSLVDAEKTRFDFAHNAPMTDDEIRRVEQIVNNEILANAPGIVRVMPYDEAVKGGAMALFGEKYGDEVRVLDLGFSRELCGGTHVHRTGDIGFFKIVVEGGVAAGIRRVEAITGDNAVRYVQELDARVNEAAAALKAQPSELTQRIAQVQDQVKSLEKELGALKSKLASSQGDELAQQAVEIGGVFVLAATLDGADAKTLRETVDKLKDKLKSAAIVLAAVEGGKVSLIAGVTPDASKKVKAGELVNFVAQQVGGKGGGRPDMAQAGGTEPANLPGALAGVKGWVEARL; translated from the coding sequence ATGAAAGCTGCCGAAATCCGCGAGAAATTCCTCAAATTCTTCGAATCGAAGGGCCACACGATCGTCCGCTCGTCGAGCCTCGTGCCCGGTAACGACCCCACGCTGATGTTCACGAACTCGGGCATGGTCCAGTTCAAGGACGTGTTCCTCGGCACGGACCCGCGTCCGTACTCGCGCGCCACGACGGCGCAGCGCAGCGTGCGCGCGGGCGGCAAGCACAACGACCTCGAGAACGTCGGCTACACGGCGCGCCACCACACGTTCTTCGAGATGCTCGGCAACTTCTCGTTCGGCGACTACTTCAAGCACGACGCGATCAAGTTCGCGTGGGAACTGCTGACCACGGTCTACCAGCTGCCGAAGGAGAAGCTGTGGGTCACGGTCTACCAGGAAGACGACGAGGCGTACGACATCTGGGCGAAGGAAGTCGGCGTGCCGACCGAGCGCATCATCCGCATCGGCGACAACAAGGGCGCGCGCTACGCGTCGGACAACTTCTGGACGATGGGCGACACCGGCCCGTGCGGCCCGTGCACCGAAATCTTCTACGACCACGGCCCGGACGTGTGGGGCGGCCCGCCGGGGTCGCCTGAGGAAGACGGCGACCGCTACATCGAGATCTGGAACCTCGTGTTCATGCAGTTCAACCGCGACGCGCAGGGCAACATGACGCGCCTGCCGAAGCAGTCGGTCGACACCGGCATGGGCCTCGAGCGTCTCGCCGCGGTGCTGCAGCACGTGCACAGCAACTACGAGATCGACCTGTTCCAGAACCTGATCAAGGCCGCCGCGCGCGTGACCGACATCAGCGACCTCACGAACAACTCGCTGAAGGTGATCGCCGATCACATCCGCGCGTGCTCGTTCCTGATCGTCGACGGCGTGATTCCCGGCAACGAAGGCCGCGGCTACGTGCTGCGCCGGATCGTGCGCCGCGCGATCCGCCACGGCTACAAGCTCGGCCGCAAGGGCTCGTTCTTCCACAAGCTGGTGGCCGACCTCGTCGCCGAGATGGGCACGGCCTATCCGGAGCTGAAGGAAGCCGAACAGCGCGTGACCGACGTGCTGCGCCAGGAAGAAGAGCGCTTCTTCGAGACGATCGAGCACGGCATGTCGATCCTCGAAGCCGCGCTGGCCGACGTCGAGGCGAAGGGCGGCAAGGTGCTCGACGGCGAACTTGCGTTCAAGCTGCACGACACCTACGGCTTCCCGCTCGACCTCACGGCCGACGTGTGCCGCGAGCGCGGGATGACGGTCGACGAGCCGGCGTTCGACGACGCGATGGCGCGCCAGCGCGAGCAGGCGCGTGCGGCCGGCAAGTTCAAGGCCGCGCAGGGCCTCGAATACACGGGCGCGAAGACCACCTTCCACGGTTATGAAGAAATCGCGTTCGACGACGCGAAGGTCGTCGCGCTGTACGTCGACGGTTCGTCGGTCAACGAAGTGAAGACGGGCCAGGACGCGGTCGTCGTGCTCGACCACACGCCGTTCTACGCGGAATCGGGCGGCCAGGTCGGCGACCAGGGCGTGCTCGCGAACGCCGCGACGCGCTTCGCGGTAGCCGACACGCTGAAGGTGCAGGCCGACGTGATCGGTCACCACGGCACGCTGGAGCAGGGCACGCTGAAGGTCGGCGACGTGCTGCGCGCGGAAATCGACGCGCATCGCCGCGCCCGCACGCAGCGCAACCACTCGGCCACCCACCTGATGCACAAGGCGCTGCGCGAAGTGCTCGGCGCCCACGTGCAGCAGAAGGGTTCGCTGGTCGACGCGGAAAAGACCCGCTTCGACTTCGCGCACAACGCACCGATGACCGACGACGAAATCCGTCGCGTCGAGCAGATCGTCAACAACGAGATCCTCGCGAACGCGCCGGGCATCGTGCGCGTGATGCCGTACGACGAAGCGGTGAAGGGCGGCGCGATGGCGCTGTTCGGCGAGAAGTACGGCGATGAAGTGCGCGTGCTCGACCTCGGTTTCTCGCGCGAGCTGTGCGGCGGCACGCACGTGCACCGTACCGGCGACATCGGCTTCTTCAAGATCGTCGTCGAAGGCGGCGTCGCGGCCGGCATCCGCCGCGTCGAGGCGATCACCGGCGACAACGCGGTGCGCTACGTGCAGGAACTCGACGCGCGCGTGAACGAAGCCGCGGCCGCGCTGAAGGCGCAGCCGTCGGAGCTCACGCAGCGTATCGCGCAGGTGCAGGACCAGGTGAAGTCGCTCGAGAAGGAGCTGGGTGCGCTGAAGTCGAAGCTGGCGTCGAGCCAGGGCGACGAGCTCGCGCAGCAGGCGGTCGAAATCGGCGGCGTGTTCGTGCTGGCCGCGACGCTCGACGGCGCCGACGCGAAGACGCTGCGCGAAACGGTCGACAAGCTGAAGGACAAGCTGAAGAGCGCGGCGATCGTGCTGGCCGCCGTCGAAGGCGGCAAGGTCAGCCTGATCGCGGGTGTCACGCCCGACGCGAGCAAGAAGGTCAAGGCCGGCGAGCTCGTGAACTTCGTCGCGCAGCAGGTCGGCGGCAAGGGCGGCGGCCGTCCGGACATGGCGCAGGCAGGCGGCACCGAGCCGGCGAACCTGCCGGGCGCGCTGGCCGGCGTGAAGGGCTGGGTCGAAGCGCGGCTCTGA
- a CDS encoding NUDIX domain-containing protein has translation MTTADYRFCPRCASPLTERADPDHEGGRLRQACPDDTCGYVHWNNPLPVVAAIVELDGKILLARNAAWPEGMFALITGFLENGETPEDGIAREVFEETALKAEHVSLVGVYEFIRKNELIIAYHVRASGTVALSPELLEYKLVDPPLLRPWRAGTGVALADWMRARGLDFEFVDRPGQ, from the coding sequence ATGACCACCGCCGATTACCGCTTTTGCCCGCGCTGCGCGAGCCCGCTCACCGAGCGCGCCGATCCCGACCATGAAGGCGGCCGCCTTCGCCAGGCGTGCCCCGACGACACCTGCGGCTATGTGCACTGGAACAACCCGCTGCCCGTCGTCGCGGCGATCGTCGAGCTCGACGGCAAGATCCTGCTCGCGCGCAACGCGGCCTGGCCCGAAGGCATGTTCGCGCTGATCACCGGCTTCCTCGAGAACGGCGAGACGCCCGAGGACGGCATCGCGCGCGAGGTGTTCGAGGAAACGGCGCTGAAGGCCGAGCACGTGTCGCTGGTCGGCGTCTACGAATTCATCCGCAAGAACGAGCTGATCATCGCGTACCACGTGCGGGCGTCGGGCACGGTCGCGCTGTCGCCGGAACTGCTCGAATACAAGCTCGTCGATCCGCCGCTGCTGCGACCGTGGCGCGCCGGCACGGGCGTCGCGCTCGCCGACTGGATGCGGGCGCGCGGCCTCGATTTCGAATTCGTCGACCGGCCGGGGCAGTGA
- a CDS encoding acyl-CoA thioesterase yields the protein MSDKPQPRPRDAYRHFLPITTRWMDNDVYGHVNNVVYYSYFDTVVNEYLIRAGVLDVEHGQTIGLVVETQCNYFAPLVFPQSVDAGLRVVKLGTSSVRYEVGLFAQGDATPAAQGHFVHVYVDRGTRRPVPLPDALRAALEPLAA from the coding sequence ATGTCCGACAAGCCGCAACCACGCCCGCGCGACGCCTATCGCCACTTCCTGCCGATCACGACCCGCTGGATGGACAACGACGTCTACGGGCACGTGAACAACGTCGTCTACTACAGCTACTTCGACACGGTCGTGAACGAATACCTGATCCGCGCCGGCGTGCTCGACGTCGAGCACGGGCAGACGATCGGCCTCGTGGTCGAGACGCAGTGCAACTACTTCGCGCCGCTCGTGTTCCCGCAGTCGGTCGACGCCGGCTTGCGGGTCGTGAAGCTCGGCACGTCGAGCGTGCGCTACGAGGTCGGGCTGTTCGCGCAGGGCGACGCCACGCCCGCCGCGCAGGGGCACTTCGTGCACGTGTACGTCGATCGCGGCACGCGCCGGCCGGTGCCGCTGCCCGATGCGCTGCGCGCCGCGCTCGAGCCGCTCGCGGCCTGA
- a CDS encoding YbfB/YjiJ family MFS transporter, whose amino-acid sequence MSRSDAPTAVAGAPSVDDADRRARTAALACMVGLAVVLGVGRFAFTPLLPLMLADGSIGLKAGGWLASANYAGYFVGAVSCAALRVAPARMVRVGLVATVLLTAAMGVGHLLPVWLAVRFVAGIVSAWTFVFVSQWGLRRLADLHAPEWSGVIYAGPGVGIVVTGLIGSALAGQRAASGWLGFAALSAVLSVVIWRTFAATPVHAVPSGGAAPQAAAATASHHAHKHRHRADAAWLVVLYGMPGFGYIITATFLPVIARAALPAGSPWPDLFWPMFGAALIVGAITAARLPGHWDNRLLLAAGCATQALGIAAGIVWPNAAGFSVGSALLGLPFTAITLFAMREARRLHGERAAGLMGYATASYGVGQILGPLVAAPLAARFGSFSPALWVAVAALLLGAAGFAATAARGRRQP is encoded by the coding sequence ATGTCCCGCTCCGATGCCCCGACCGCCGTCGCCGGCGCGCCTTCCGTCGATGATGCCGACCGCCGCGCCCGCACGGCCGCGCTGGCCTGCATGGTCGGCCTCGCGGTCGTGCTCGGCGTCGGCCGCTTTGCGTTCACGCCCTTGTTGCCGCTGATGCTCGCGGACGGCTCGATCGGCCTGAAGGCCGGCGGCTGGCTCGCGTCGGCGAACTACGCGGGCTACTTCGTCGGCGCGGTCAGTTGCGCGGCGCTGCGGGTGGCGCCCGCGCGCATGGTGCGCGTCGGGCTCGTGGCCACCGTGCTGCTTACCGCCGCGATGGGCGTCGGCCACCTGCTGCCGGTGTGGCTCGCGGTGCGTTTCGTCGCGGGCATCGTCAGCGCGTGGACGTTCGTGTTCGTGTCGCAATGGGGGCTGCGGCGGTTGGCCGACCTGCATGCGCCGGAGTGGAGCGGGGTGATCTATGCGGGGCCCGGCGTCGGCATCGTGGTGACGGGGCTGATCGGCAGCGCACTGGCCGGCCAGCGCGCGGCGTCGGGCTGGCTCGGTTTCGCCGCGCTGTCCGCGGTGCTGTCGGTCGTGATCTGGCGCACGTTTGCGGCCACCCCGGTGCACGCCGTGCCGTCGGGCGGCGCCGCGCCGCAGGCGGCCGCCGCAACCGCGTCGCACCACGCGCACAAGCACCGCCATCGCGCGGACGCCGCTTGGCTCGTCGTGCTGTACGGCATGCCGGGCTTCGGCTACATCATCACCGCGACGTTCCTGCCGGTGATCGCGCGCGCGGCGCTGCCGGCCGGCTCGCCGTGGCCCGACCTGTTCTGGCCGATGTTCGGCGCGGCGCTGATCGTCGGCGCGATCACCGCCGCGCGGCTGCCCGGGCACTGGGACAACCGGCTGCTGCTGGCGGCCGGCTGCGCGACGCAGGCGCTCGGCATTGCCGCCGGGATCGTGTGGCCGAACGCGGCCGGTTTCTCGGTCGGCAGCGCGCTGCTCGGCCTGCCGTTCACCGCGATCACGCTGTTCGCGATGCGCGAGGCGCGGCGTCTGCACGGCGAGCGGGCCGCCGGGCTGATGGGCTATGCGACCGCGTCGTACGGGGTCGGGCAGATTCTCGGCCCGCTCGTCGCCGCGCCGCTGGCCGCGCGCTTCGGGTCGTTTTCCCCCGCGCTGTGGGTCGCGGTGGCCGCGCTGCTGCTGGGCGCCGCCGGTTTCGCGGCGACCGCCGCACGCGGGCGGCGGCAACCCTGA